The region CGCCGGCACGCCTTTGTCGATCGGCTGCGCGAAAAGCAGCGAATCGAGAGCGGACTGCGCAACGCCCGCCTTGATCGCGAGTGGCGCATGCATCACCCATTCAAACTGATTGCTGGTGTGGCGCGCGACGGCGCAGGTGACGAGCTCGCGTACGTCGGCGGGCAAGACACTATCGAAGCGCAGGTACTCGCCCGTCCTCGCAACGCAATCGAGCAGCTTCGGGCTGCGCAGCAGCGGCAGGAACGGCCCGTAGACGCCCTTGCGCGGGCCGTCGGTCAGCGCCTGCTCGCCGGCTCGCTGCGCATCATTCATTGCATCGGCGGAAAGCATCGGGAGCCGCTCGCGCGCGTCCGGCGCGAAACCTTGCTTGACGGCATCAGCTGGCATGGGAAAACTCCTTCTCTTGGAAACGAGGGCCGCTTCGCGGCAGTTAATGCGCCACAGCCCCAGGGCCGCGGCAAAAACACTTAACGCGGCGAGCTGCAGCGCGATGTTCAAGCCGTCCTTCGTGAACGCGGGGACATGCAGCAGCAGCGAGGAAGCGATCGGGCCCGCGATCTGCCCGAGCGCGAACGCGGCTGTCATGCGGGCGACGAGCGGGGTTTCGTCGCCGCGCGCCCGCGCCCGCACCTCCTGCACACCCGCGAGCGTCACGATCATGAAAGTGCCGCCCACGCACAGCGCGGAGAGCGCGACTGTCCAGCCATTGAGCCATACGCTTGGCAGCAACACGCCGCTGCCCATCACGACGTTCGACCCAGCCCACACTTGCAGGCGCGTGAAGCGGCGCA is a window of Betaproteobacteria bacterium DNA encoding:
- a CDS encoding YbfB/YjiJ family MFS transporter gives rise to the protein MEDPRLFGLAWPVFGLIAAASTFIAAPLMRRFTRLQVWAGSNVVMGSGVLLPSVWLNGWTVALSALCVGGTFMIVTLAGVQEVRARARGDETPLVARMTAAFALGQIAGPIASSLLLHVPAFTKDGLNIALQLAALSVFAAALGLWRINCREAALVSKRRSFPMPADAVKQGFAPDARERLPMLSADAMNDAQRAGEQALTDGPRKGVYGPFLPLLRSPKLLDCVARTGEYLRFDSVLPADVRELVTCAVARHTSNQFEWVMHAPLAIKAGVAQSALDSLLFAQPIDKGVPAPGLLAHVAISKFLDHQPLYRQESQCARLGVALRRSTLAGWLGQLEVLIEPLVERLIKHLHAEPILHADETTVPALDPGTGRTATAYL